A portion of the Deinococcus peraridilitoris DSM 19664 genome contains these proteins:
- the lepB gene encoding signal peptidase I yields the protein MTRSYLTAFLRDWVLCAALPIWLIATFVVMFARVDGISMNPTYQHGDVLLLYKTPRWLHAWGIGGDWPKRGEVIVFKAPPGHQESYETGVLGLRYRPYLIKRVVGVEGDRLEIREGLLVRNGERLAESYTTGEAGQDAPPVTVPRNSVYVLGDNRRLGDSIDSRYFGPVHLRDVAGVIGPVLFHARAREAADEVSAD from the coding sequence GTGACCCGCTCGTACCTGACCGCTTTCCTGCGCGACTGGGTGCTGTGTGCCGCCTTGCCCATCTGGCTGATTGCCACCTTTGTGGTGATGTTCGCGCGGGTAGACGGCATCTCCATGAACCCGACCTACCAGCATGGTGACGTACTCTTGCTGTACAAAACGCCGCGCTGGCTGCACGCCTGGGGTATTGGCGGCGACTGGCCGAAACGTGGCGAGGTGATCGTGTTCAAGGCGCCGCCCGGCCATCAGGAAAGTTACGAGACCGGCGTGCTCGGCCTGCGTTACCGGCCTTACCTCATCAAGCGCGTGGTCGGGGTTGAAGGTGACCGCCTCGAAATTCGTGAGGGGTTGCTGGTACGCAACGGTGAACGGCTCGCGGAAAGCTACACTACCGGCGAGGCCGGGCAGGACGCGCCTCCCGTAACCGTTCCTCGAAACAGCGTGTATGTCCTGGGCGACAACCGGCGGCTGGGGGACAGCATCGATTCGCGCTACTTCGGGCCAGTGCACCTGCGCGACGTGGCAGGCGTGATCGGCCCGGTCCTGTTTCATGCGCGTGCCCGCGAGGCTGCGGACGAGGTGAGCGCCGACTGA
- a CDS encoding HAMP domain-containing protein: protein MKYTVVLSQIVPNELRPELSERLSTRFGLSEDQAIKLASRKPGRLLKPTSKSRADTLLSLYETMGLKVTLEEVVENDITTTVNVVPLGEPTVAPREVSPPAGDAPTPAPVSTVEPASVVAESVTPVAAAQPAASSVPVAAPAVAAAPEPVITAAPVAAMTLPTNPTLEQTFADVPVVETKPERRFSLRQRVLVTTLLPVVLAGLASVAGTLLSVPQAQKQVIREGARALAASVGTSVDINDVNALDTQLKTLLQQPAVGFVALNTPDGLQFFRSKNEEADFVLGEQVNQWMATHQGASSFVGRDKPADRYALQLQQLKESGVDVGNAQATLEQKVRAPENQKTTVTSYELQQMAVYSVTDAQGETRKVAAEVSDQNFKNSEALYTIAVGVIADESLRVTRQSVLIQIMLILLATGVAAFFAVRTGRRIVQPIEALVQAADKISLGQLDTPVTAERNDEIGDLAQALERMRLSLEAAMERLRRRRNR from the coding sequence ATGAAATACACCGTTGTTCTCTCCCAGATCGTTCCGAATGAATTGCGCCCCGAATTGTCCGAACGGCTCTCGACCCGTTTTGGCCTGAGCGAAGACCAGGCCATCAAGCTGGCCAGCCGCAAGCCCGGCCGCCTGCTCAAGCCCACCAGCAAAAGTCGCGCCGATACCCTGCTGTCGCTCTACGAAACCATGGGGCTCAAAGTCACCCTGGAAGAAGTCGTCGAGAACGACATCACCACGACCGTCAACGTCGTGCCGCTCGGCGAACCCACTGTGGCCCCACGTGAGGTATCACCTCCGGCAGGCGACGCGCCGACTCCCGCGCCGGTCAGCACGGTCGAACCTGCCAGTGTGGTGGCCGAGTCCGTGACTCCGGTGGCCGCCGCGCAGCCCGCCGCTTCGAGCGTGCCCGTGGCCGCACCCGCCGTTGCCGCCGCGCCGGAGCCGGTCATCACTGCAGCTCCGGTGGCCGCCATGACCCTGCCCACCAACCCCACCCTCGAGCAGACTTTTGCCGACGTTCCCGTCGTCGAAACCAAGCCGGAGCGCCGTTTCAGCTTGCGTCAGCGCGTGCTGGTCACGACCCTGCTGCCGGTCGTGCTGGCCGGGCTTGCTTCGGTGGCCGGCACCCTGCTGAGCGTTCCTCAGGCGCAGAAGCAGGTCATTCGCGAAGGCGCGCGCGCCCTGGCCGCCAGTGTCGGCACGAGCGTCGACATCAACGACGTGAACGCGCTCGACACCCAGCTCAAGACCCTGCTGCAACAGCCGGCCGTCGGCTTCGTGGCCCTCAACACGCCCGATGGACTGCAGTTCTTCCGCTCGAAAAACGAAGAAGCCGACTTTGTGCTGGGCGAGCAGGTCAACCAGTGGATGGCCACGCATCAGGGCGCCAGCAGCTTCGTCGGCCGGGACAAGCCAGCCGACCGCTACGCCCTGCAGCTGCAACAGCTCAAAGAGAGCGGCGTGGATGTCGGCAATGCCCAGGCCACCCTGGAACAGAAGGTACGCGCTCCGGAAAATCAGAAAACCACCGTCACCAGCTACGAGCTGCAGCAGATGGCCGTGTACAGCGTGACCGACGCACAAGGGGAAACGCGCAAGGTCGCCGCCGAAGTCTCGGACCAAAACTTCAAGAACAGCGAAGCGCTCTACACCATCGCCGTGGGCGTCATTGCCGACGAATCGCTGCGCGTCACCCGGCAGTCGGTGCTGATTCAGATAATGCTGATTCTGCTGGCCACGGGTGTCGCGGCCTTCTTCGCGGTGCGCACCGGACGCCGGATCGTGCAGCCCATCGAGGCCCTTGTCCAGGCTGCCGACAAGATCAGCCTCGGGCAGCTCGACACGCCCGTTACCGCCGAGCGTAACGATGAGATCGGCGACCTCGCGCAGGCCCTCGAGCGCATGCGCCTCTCCCTCGAAGCGGCCATGGAGCGCCTGCGCCGCCGCCGCAACCGCTGA
- a CDS encoding carbohydrate ABC transporter permease encodes MTTVPTTGSATPGTRRLNASRPLLYLGLALAALFFLLPVYLLVITALKSPQFISLDTTWQWPRTLNWASFADAWTKVSGGLRNSLVLAVSATAISALLGSLNGYVLSKWAFRGSNLIFALMLFGMFIPYQAVLIPLFQFIKSIGLYGSVWGLVFVHVVYGLPITTLIFRNYYAEVPDALMEAARIDGAGFWGIYRSVIFPLSVPGFVVVIIWQFTQAWNEFLFGVTLTNPASQPITVALAQLAGGQAVSWNLPMAGAILTAIPTLLVYMVLGRYFVRGLLAGSVKG; translated from the coding sequence GTGACCACCGTACCGACGACCGGTTCGGCCACTCCGGGCACCCGTCGCCTGAATGCCTCGCGCCCGCTGCTTTACCTGGGGCTGGCGCTGGCGGCCCTGTTTTTCCTGCTCCCGGTTTATCTGCTGGTCATCACGGCCCTCAAGAGTCCGCAGTTCATCTCGCTCGACACCACCTGGCAATGGCCAAGGACGCTGAACTGGGCGAGCTTCGCGGACGCGTGGACCAAGGTGAGCGGTGGCCTGCGCAACAGCCTCGTGCTGGCGGTGAGCGCCACGGCGATCAGCGCGCTGCTGGGCAGCCTGAACGGTTACGTACTGTCCAAATGGGCCTTTCGCGGTTCAAACCTGATTTTTGCGCTGATGCTGTTCGGAATGTTCATTCCTTACCAGGCCGTGCTGATTCCGCTGTTCCAGTTCATCAAAAGCATCGGGCTGTACGGTTCGGTGTGGGGTCTGGTGTTCGTGCACGTGGTGTACGGCCTGCCAATTACCACGCTGATCTTTCGCAATTATTACGCGGAAGTGCCCGACGCCTTGATGGAAGCGGCGCGCATCGACGGAGCGGGCTTCTGGGGCATTTACCGCAGCGTGATCTTTCCGCTGTCGGTTCCCGGGTTCGTGGTGGTCATCATCTGGCAGTTCACGCAGGCCTGGAATGAATTTTTGTTCGGTGTGACGCTCACCAATCCAGCCAGCCAGCCGATCACCGTTGCGCTTGCACAGCTGGCGGGCGGTCAGGCGGTCAGCTGGAATCTGCCCATGGCAGGCGCTATCCTGACGGCCATTCCGACCTTGCTGGTGTACATGGTGCTTGGTCGCTACTTTGTGCGTGGCCTGCTCGCGGGGTCCGTCAAGGGCTGA
- a CDS encoding cation diffusion facilitator family transporter, which yields MSGRAAVSQRFARLSLLAGLLVFVLKLGGYALTGSVAILSDALESIVNVAAAVLLGVTVRVSALPADDNHPYGHSKAEYISSFVEGLLIGVAGVLIVQATLSRLMEPQLPEANWLGLGLTVLASVLNLMVGLLLLRAGKVHRSPALEADGHHLLTDVWSSVAVLLGVAIVLLTGWAWLDPVIGLLVALGILWIGWRVVRRSLSGLLDERLPDEQIRAVRRAIESFESDYLEYHDLRTRRAGARTFVDFHLVLPESLTLYEAHRLCDHIEEAIDLELPETSVIIHVEPQQFAHEPGTVDVRF from the coding sequence ATGTCCGGCCGCGCCGCAGTCAGCCAGCGTTTTGCCCGTCTGAGTCTTCTGGCGGGCCTGCTGGTCTTTGTGCTCAAGCTGGGAGGGTACGCGCTCACCGGGTCGGTGGCGATCTTATCCGACGCCCTGGAGAGTATCGTGAACGTGGCGGCGGCCGTGCTGCTGGGCGTCACGGTGCGAGTGAGCGCGCTGCCCGCCGACGACAATCACCCTTACGGGCACAGCAAGGCCGAGTACATCTCGAGCTTTGTCGAGGGCTTATTGATCGGGGTGGCAGGTGTGTTGATCGTGCAGGCCACGCTGTCACGCCTGATGGAGCCGCAGTTGCCCGAAGCCAACTGGCTGGGCCTCGGCCTGACCGTGCTGGCGAGCGTGCTGAATCTGATGGTCGGGCTGCTGCTGCTGCGGGCCGGCAAGGTGCACCGTTCTCCGGCACTGGAAGCCGACGGGCACCATCTCCTCACGGACGTGTGGAGTTCGGTGGCCGTGCTGCTCGGCGTGGCCATCGTGCTGCTGACCGGCTGGGCCTGGCTTGATCCGGTGATTGGCCTGCTGGTCGCGCTGGGGATCTTATGGATCGGCTGGCGCGTGGTGCGTCGTTCGCTGTCAGGCCTGCTCGACGAGCGCCTGCCTGACGAGCAGATCCGTGCAGTCAGGCGGGCGATCGAAAGCTTTGAAAGCGACTACCTGGAGTACCACGATCTGCGCACCCGCCGGGCCGGCGCACGGACCTTCGTGGATTTTCATCTGGTTCTGCCCGAATCCCTGACATTGTACGAGGCCCACCGCCTGTGCGACCATATCGAAGAAGCAATCGACCTGGAATTGCCCGAGACCAGCGTGATCATTCACGTCGAACCTCAGCAGTTCGCGCACGAGCCGGGCACGGTGGATGTGCGGTTCTGA
- a CDS encoding ABC transporter substrate-binding protein, whose product MKKAVLFTAALMVGTSALAQGKLEIFSWWSGDEGPALEALIKLYKQKYPSVNVDNATVTGGAGTNAKAVLKTRMLGGDPPDSFQAHAGQELIGTWVVAGRMEDLTPLFKSEGWMTKFPKDLIPLISTKDGIWSVPVNVHRSNVMWYNPAKLKEWGVTAPKTWNEFLTTCQTLKGKGLAAPLAVGQDWTQQHLWESVALGALGAQGWNDLWTGKLKFTDPKAVNVWTTFGKVMDCANKDASGLSWQQATDRIAKGQAAFNIMGDWAAGYMETTLKLKPGTGFGWAAAPGTTGSFMFLSDSFGLPKGAKNRVAATNWLKVLGSKEGQDAFNPLKGSIAARLDSDMSKYNTYAKSASKDWKSNKIVGSLVHGAVAPESFMSSFGTVVDAFVGSRNAQTAAAQAQALATQANIGK is encoded by the coding sequence ATGAAAAAAGCAGTGTTGTTTACGGCCGCCTTGATGGTGGGCACCTCGGCCCTCGCCCAAGGCAAGCTCGAAATCTTCTCGTGGTGGTCCGGTGACGAGGGTCCGGCCCTCGAAGCGCTCATCAAGCTTTACAAGCAGAAGTACCCCTCGGTGAACGTCGACAACGCCACGGTCACCGGTGGCGCGGGCACCAACGCGAAGGCCGTGTTGAAGACCCGCATGCTGGGCGGCGATCCACCTGACAGCTTCCAGGCACACGCTGGTCAGGAACTCATCGGCACCTGGGTGGTCGCCGGCCGCATGGAAGACCTGACCCCGCTTTTCAAGAGCGAAGGCTGGATGACCAAGTTCCCCAAGGACCTCATTCCCCTGATTTCTACCAAGGACGGTATCTGGAGCGTGCCGGTCAACGTGCACCGCTCGAACGTCATGTGGTACAACCCTGCCAAGCTCAAGGAGTGGGGCGTCACGGCGCCCAAAACCTGGAATGAGTTCCTGACTACCTGCCAGACCCTGAAAGGCAAGGGCTTGGCCGCCCCGCTCGCGGTCGGTCAGGACTGGACACAGCAGCACCTGTGGGAAAGCGTCGCCCTGGGAGCCTTGGGTGCGCAAGGCTGGAACGACCTGTGGACCGGCAAGCTGAAGTTTACCGATCCCAAGGCCGTAAACGTCTGGACCACTTTCGGCAAGGTCATGGACTGCGCCAACAAGGATGCCAGCGGGCTGTCGTGGCAGCAGGCCACCGATCGCATCGCCAAGGGCCAGGCGGCCTTCAACATCATGGGCGACTGGGCTGCCGGTTACATGGAAACCACACTCAAGCTCAAGCCCGGCACTGGCTTTGGTTGGGCGGCTGCGCCCGGTACAACCGGCTCCTTTATGTTCCTGAGTGACTCCTTCGGCCTGCCCAAGGGTGCCAAGAACCGTGTCGCCGCGACCAACTGGCTCAAGGTGCTGGGCAGCAAAGAAGGCCAGGACGCCTTCAACCCGCTCAAGGGCAGCATCGCGGCGCGCCTTGACAGCGATATGAGCAAGTACAACACCTATGCCAAGTCAGCTTCCAAGGACTGGAAGAGCAACAAGATCGTGGGCAGCCTGGTGCACGGCGCCGTGGCCCCCGAAAGCTTCATGAGCTCTTTCGGTACGGTCGTGGACGCCTTTGTGGGCAGCCGTAACGCGCAAACGGCAGCCGCACAGGCTCAGGCGCTCGCCACCCAGGCGAACATCGGCAAGTAA
- the ruvA gene encoding Holliday junction branch migration protein RuvA, whose translation MIAFLEGPVRELRENSAVVMAGGVGYEVLCPRTTLDTLQVETVAQLHTRLQIREDAWTLFGFHHPDLATLFDYVTGVSGVGGKLALALLSAMPSAVLAHAILQGDIGLLSSVSGVGKKTAERLSLELRNKLPPRLANEVAQGVRRPAGITNSAERDAVDALLALGYRELQVRAAVSELVAENSELSADQIIRKSLGRLR comes from the coding sequence GTGATTGCCTTTCTGGAAGGCCCAGTACGTGAGTTACGCGAAAACAGCGCGGTGGTGATGGCCGGTGGAGTGGGATACGAGGTTCTGTGCCCCCGCACCACGCTCGACACCCTGCAAGTCGAGACGGTGGCACAGTTGCACACGCGGCTGCAAATCCGCGAGGACGCCTGGACACTGTTCGGCTTTCATCACCCGGATCTCGCGACCCTTTTCGATTACGTCACGGGCGTCAGCGGGGTCGGTGGCAAGCTCGCCCTGGCATTGCTCTCGGCCATGCCCTCCGCTGTACTGGCGCACGCCATCCTGCAGGGCGACATCGGACTGCTGTCCAGCGTTTCGGGCGTGGGCAAAAAGACTGCCGAGCGTCTCTCGTTGGAACTGCGCAATAAGCTGCCGCCCCGGCTCGCCAACGAGGTCGCTCAGGGGGTGCGCCGCCCGGCGGGCATCACCAACAGCGCCGAACGTGACGCGGTCGACGCCCTGCTGGCCCTGGGCTACCGGGAACTGCAGGTCCGCGCAGCTGTATCCGAGCTGGTCGCCGAGAATTCCGAATTGAGTGCTGACCAGATTATCCGCAAGAGTCTGGGGCGCCTGCGTTAA
- the polA gene encoding DNA polymerase I, giving the protein MSAPVSQNPGTVVLVDGHALAYRSYFAISSLTTSKGESVQAIFGFLRQLLRLLRNDAQQVIVVFDAPAKTFRHEQFEGYKAGRAKTPEDLPGQINRIRKLVDLLGLQRFEMPGYEADDIIGTITRRAEAQGYQVRILTSDRDAYQLLDDQVRVINSAGELLGPAEIHEKYGVTVRQWVDFRALTGDASDNIPGAKGIGPKTAAKLLQDYGSLDAVLQEAQNGTLKPKGAQEKIAASIEDVKFSRELSCMVTDLDVDVQIGEKRGKIDLEPLLAELRDLEFNSLVRDVMGLLGDGDAPQATPEPEAPTLAPWQTPTEGVIWGYRLTREDDLQAELAEVATWDGEAARVLEQVELAEFVGQRSVNAINAKALATHLMVRGVNVLPGEDPMLMAYLIDSAVTTPQLACEKHLGHAWPDQAAGRAVAGGRLLDALQDKLDERRRILYDQVEKPLSSVLAKMEVHGIRIDSDYFRALSLSMGARIGNLESDIYGHAGREFPIGSRDQLEKVLYDELGLASSKKTKLTGKRSTAVGALEPLRDEHPIIPALLEYRELTKLKSTYLDAMTQLVNPHTGRLHTTFSQTSVATGRLSSLNPNLQNIPIRTETGREIRKGFVADSGYCLISADYSQLELRLLSHIADDPKMQQAFIDGADIHRRTASQVLGVSEELVQPQQRRAAKTVNFGVLYGMSAHRLSNDLKIPYAEAAGFIERYFATYPGIREYIDRTLAFCREHLYVETLMGRRRYVPEINASNKNVREAAERIAYNMPIQGTAADIMKLAMVRLEGQLAALGARLLVQVHDEILVEVPEGVAQDVEQLIRREMLEVYDLKVPLGVEVGVGPNWYDTK; this is encoded by the coding sequence ATGAGCGCTCCCGTGTCCCAAAATCCCGGAACGGTCGTGCTGGTCGACGGGCACGCCCTGGCATACCGCTCGTACTTTGCCATTTCCAGTTTGACCACCAGCAAGGGCGAGAGCGTGCAGGCGATTTTCGGCTTTCTGCGCCAACTTCTTCGGCTGCTGCGCAATGACGCTCAGCAGGTAATCGTGGTGTTCGACGCTCCGGCCAAGACCTTTCGCCACGAACAGTTCGAAGGCTACAAGGCCGGACGCGCCAAGACCCCCGAAGATCTGCCCGGACAGATCAACCGCATCCGCAAGCTGGTCGACCTGCTGGGTTTGCAACGCTTCGAGATGCCCGGCTACGAGGCAGACGACATCATCGGCACCATCACCCGCCGCGCCGAGGCGCAGGGTTACCAGGTGCGCATTCTGACTTCGGACCGTGACGCCTACCAGTTGCTCGACGATCAGGTGCGCGTGATCAATTCTGCCGGAGAATTGCTCGGCCCAGCGGAAATTCACGAGAAGTACGGCGTGACCGTGCGGCAATGGGTGGATTTCCGTGCGCTGACCGGAGACGCCAGCGACAACATTCCCGGCGCGAAAGGCATCGGACCCAAGACGGCGGCCAAGCTGCTGCAGGACTACGGCTCGTTGGACGCCGTTCTGCAGGAAGCACAGAACGGCACCCTCAAACCCAAGGGCGCGCAGGAGAAAATTGCCGCCAGCATCGAGGACGTCAAGTTCAGCCGCGAATTGAGCTGCATGGTCACCGATCTCGACGTAGACGTACAGATCGGCGAAAAGCGCGGAAAAATCGATCTGGAACCCTTGCTCGCCGAACTGCGCGATTTGGAGTTCAACTCGCTCGTGCGTGACGTGATGGGTCTGCTGGGCGACGGCGACGCGCCCCAGGCGACGCCCGAGCCAGAGGCGCCCACGCTGGCGCCCTGGCAGACCCCCACCGAAGGGGTCATCTGGGGCTACCGACTGACCCGTGAAGACGACCTGCAAGCCGAGCTGGCCGAGGTGGCCACCTGGGACGGCGAGGCCGCCCGGGTGCTCGAGCAGGTGGAACTGGCCGAGTTCGTCGGACAGCGCAGCGTGAACGCCATCAACGCCAAAGCGCTGGCGACCCATCTGATGGTTCGTGGCGTGAATGTGCTGCCCGGTGAGGACCCCATGCTGATGGCTTACCTGATCGACAGTGCCGTCACCACCCCTCAGCTGGCCTGCGAGAAGCACCTCGGGCACGCCTGGCCTGACCAGGCAGCAGGGCGCGCGGTGGCCGGTGGGCGCCTGCTCGACGCGCTGCAAGACAAGCTCGACGAACGGCGCCGCATTTTGTACGACCAGGTAGAAAAACCGCTCAGCAGTGTGCTGGCCAAGATGGAAGTGCACGGTATTCGTATCGACAGCGACTACTTCCGCGCGCTGAGCCTGTCGATGGGTGCGCGCATCGGCAACCTGGAAAGCGACATCTATGGTCACGCGGGCCGCGAATTTCCCATCGGCAGCCGCGACCAACTGGAAAAAGTACTTTACGACGAGCTGGGGCTGGCCAGCAGCAAGAAGACCAAGCTGACCGGCAAGCGCTCCACGGCCGTCGGTGCCCTCGAACCGCTGCGCGACGAGCACCCGATCATACCGGCACTCCTGGAGTACCGCGAACTGACCAAACTGAAAAGTACCTACCTGGACGCCATGACCCAGCTGGTCAATCCGCACACCGGGCGTCTGCACACCACTTTCTCGCAGACCTCGGTGGCGACGGGTCGCCTGTCGAGCCTCAATCCCAATTTGCAGAACATTCCCATTCGCACGGAAACCGGGCGTGAGATTCGCAAGGGGTTTGTCGCCGATTCGGGCTACTGCCTGATCAGCGCCGACTACAGCCAGCTGGAATTGCGCCTGCTGTCGCACATCGCCGACGATCCCAAAATGCAGCAGGCCTTTATCGACGGCGCCGATATTCACCGCCGGACCGCCTCACAGGTGCTGGGCGTTTCCGAGGAGCTGGTACAGCCGCAACAGCGGCGCGCCGCCAAAACCGTCAACTTCGGTGTGCTCTACGGCATGAGCGCGCACCGCCTGTCAAACGACCTCAAAATTCCTTACGCGGAAGCCGCCGGCTTTATCGAGCGCTATTTTGCCACCTACCCGGGCATCCGCGAATACATCGACCGGACGCTGGCCTTCTGCCGGGAGCACCTGTACGTCGAGACCTTGATGGGACGCAGGCGCTACGTACCCGAAATCAACGCCAGCAACAAGAATGTGCGCGAGGCTGCCGAGCGCATCGCCTACAACATGCCCATTCAGGGCACGGCAGCTGACATCATGAAGCTCGCCATGGTCCGGCTGGAAGGACAGCTGGCTGCGCTGGGCGCACGGCTGCTGGTTCAGGTGCACGATGAAATTCTGGTCGAGGTGCCGGAAGGTGTCGCGCAGGACGTCGAACAGCTGATCCGGCGCGAAATGCTGGAAGTCTACGACCTGAAAGTGCCGCTGGGCGTCGAGGTCGGCGTCGGCCCGAACTGGTACGACACCAAATAA
- a CDS encoding DUF2231 domain-containing protein, with the protein MHTTQLPQQVDRFFARQDWLDDHADHLQELIHDGFSAAGELGHEVEDVLHGKFLGHPLHPVLIELPIGAWVTVGVLDLLEVLGVKGLEKGSNAVLGIGLLGSGAAVAAGWTDWHKLKRLPRRIGLVHGLMNETAQAVYLLSLIARLKGRRRAGRMLALGGLSIIGVSAYLGGHLVYKHRVGMGGPLR; encoded by the coding sequence ATGCACACGACACAACTTCCGCAACAGGTGGACCGTTTTTTCGCACGGCAGGACTGGCTCGACGATCACGCGGATCACCTGCAGGAGCTCATTCACGATGGCTTTTCTGCAGCCGGAGAACTGGGGCATGAAGTCGAGGACGTGCTGCACGGGAAGTTCCTCGGGCATCCCCTCCACCCGGTGCTGATCGAGCTGCCCATCGGCGCCTGGGTGACCGTCGGTGTGCTCGATTTGCTGGAAGTGCTGGGAGTGAAGGGACTTGAGAAAGGCTCGAACGCCGTGCTGGGCATCGGTCTGCTGGGTTCAGGAGCGGCCGTCGCCGCCGGCTGGACAGACTGGCACAAACTGAAACGTCTGCCACGCCGGATCGGGCTGGTGCACGGTCTGATGAACGAAACGGCCCAGGCAGTCTATCTGCTGTCGCTGATCGCGCGGCTCAAGGGCAGACGCCGCGCGGGGCGAATGCTGGCGCTGGGCGGCCTGTCGATCATCGGTGTGAGTGCTTACCTGGGGGGCCACCTGGTGTACAAACACCGCGTCGGAATGGGCGGTCCTCTTCGGTAA
- a CDS encoding SDR family NAD(P)-dependent oxidoreductase, with amino-acid sequence MATLIIGATGGIGSALSRAWPKEALWLSGRNSDTLSSLAQALQATPVLADLGYESHVRTLFEGISLPLDTIVYAAGSVLPEVVAITSPEGTRRTWNANYFGVLWTLKYGLPKLSQGGRFYVLGAQAQLVTARGFSQYAASKAAMARLLEVARLEHRQYVLTVVLPPAVQTGLWDGLGPVPPGALTPEHVAEVIVRDRFEQPGQFELSI; translated from the coding sequence ATGGCCACCCTGATCATTGGCGCCACAGGAGGCATCGGCTCGGCGCTTTCACGCGCTTGGCCCAAAGAGGCCTTGTGGCTTTCAGGCCGCAATTCCGATACCCTCTCCTCGCTGGCGCAGGCACTGCAGGCCACACCGGTGTTGGCTGACCTCGGGTACGAAAGTCACGTCCGGACGCTGTTCGAGGGCATCAGCCTACCGCTCGACACCATCGTGTACGCTGCCGGAAGCGTCCTGCCGGAAGTCGTGGCGATCACTTCACCCGAAGGTACGCGCCGGACTTGGAATGCCAATTACTTCGGGGTGCTCTGGACCCTCAAATACGGTCTGCCCAAGCTGAGCCAGGGTGGACGCTTCTACGTCCTGGGGGCACAGGCACAACTGGTAACAGCACGGGGCTTCTCTCAGTACGCGGCCAGCAAAGCGGCCATGGCCCGCCTGCTTGAGGTGGCGCGGCTGGAGCACCGTCAATACGTCCTGACCGTGGTCCTGCCACCCGCCGTACAAACCGGCTTGTGGGATGGACTAGGGCCAGTCCCTCCGGGAGCGCTGACACCGGAGCACGTGGCTGAGGTCATTGTCCGTGACCGTTTTGAGCAGCCTGGGCAATTCGAGCTGTCCATCTGA
- a CDS encoding carbohydrate ABC transporter permease has protein sequence MRSLRNRDQFIAFAVLLPSLILLGIFVYGFIAQTGYTSLTDWGRDPAQALSSNPIIRYIGFTNYQDLFSGFLDVRFRQDLVSALFFTVFFLLGCLVLGLLLAMMLDRNPRGEGFFRTVFLFPMALSFIVTGTVWRWMLQPAGGVNQIPTWFGAPAGQFDWVASRASIWSFDWNLLPLITALVVAVIFAWITRGALREGARTRAVVAGASSALLVLWALLGGPSVRLLPYAEPHGFNLALAGIILAAVWQMSGYTMALYLAGLRGIPDELREAARVDGASERQVYTRVIFPLLGPITLSAMIILGHISLKIFDLVFAMSGPDNTQTSVPALTMYITAFRGNQFAKGAAIGVILLLLVAAVIVPYLASTFRKEAKS, from the coding sequence ATGAGGTCACTGCGAAACCGAGACCAGTTCATTGCTTTTGCGGTGCTGCTGCCGTCACTGATCCTGTTGGGCATCTTCGTCTACGGTTTTATCGCCCAGACTGGCTATACCTCGCTTACCGACTGGGGCCGCGATCCGGCGCAGGCGCTGTCGTCCAACCCGATCATTCGCTACATCGGCTTCACCAATTACCAGGACCTCTTTTCCGGATTTCTGGATGTGCGTTTTCGTCAGGACCTGGTCAGCGCACTCTTTTTTACGGTCTTCTTTTTGCTGGGCTGCCTGGTGCTGGGTCTGCTTCTTGCCATGATGCTCGACCGCAATCCGCGCGGTGAGGGCTTTTTCCGGACGGTCTTTCTGTTTCCGATGGCGCTCTCGTTCATCGTGACCGGTACGGTCTGGCGCTGGATGCTGCAGCCTGCTGGCGGTGTCAACCAGATTCCGACCTGGTTTGGCGCGCCGGCCGGACAGTTCGATTGGGTGGCCTCACGCGCTTCAATCTGGTCGTTCGACTGGAACCTGCTGCCGCTCATCACGGCACTGGTCGTGGCAGTCATCTTTGCCTGGATTACGCGCGGTGCCCTGCGTGAAGGCGCGCGTACCCGCGCGGTAGTGGCCGGCGCCAGTTCGGCGCTGCTGGTGCTGTGGGCCCTGCTGGGCGGTCCCAGCGTCAGGCTGCTGCCTTATGCGGAGCCACACGGCTTCAACCTGGCCCTGGCCGGTATCATTCTCGCCGCCGTGTGGCAGATGTCCGGCTACACTATGGCGCTGTATCTCGCAGGCTTGCGCGGCATTCCAGACGAGTTGCGCGAAGCGGCGCGCGTGGATGGCGCGTCCGAACGTCAGGTCTACACACGGGTGATCTTTCCGTTGCTGGGCCCGATCACCCTTTCGGCGATGATCATCCTGGGTCACATCAGCCTCAAAATCTTCGATCTGGTTTTCGCTATGTCCGGGCCGGACAATACGCAGACCAGCGTGCCGGCGCTCACCATGTACATCACCGCCTTCCGAGGAAACCAGTTTGCCAAGGGTGCGGCAATTGGCGTGATTCTGCTGCTGCTCGTCGCAGCGGTGATCGTGCCGTATCTGGCGTCCACCTTCAGGAAAGAGGCCAAATCGTGA